The Drosophila innubila isolate TH190305 chromosome 3R unlocalized genomic scaffold, UK_Dinn_1.0 2_E_3R, whole genome shotgun sequence genome has a segment encoding these proteins:
- the LOC117789418 gene encoding serine protease grass, protein MPRCCFLVAFLCLVVVGARSAQAAYADDCNTPNGDSGQCMPFSSCSDIEQQLLKAQKSGQGLSPEYAGYLKNAACGEFNNVGHFCCANNQIQHNSKVMKLFKSSNFTCGTILSQRVSNGYEVQLSSRPWMALLRYQSIGQSRFLCGGTLISNRYILTAAHCVYGLEDQLYEIRLGEHRISTERDCRRQGRKEKCAPPVKDVGIEKFLLHEKYDSRRITNDIALLRLNSSVTFEKHVKPICLPITDKLKQEAESLSNYFVTGWGTTENGSSSDVLLQASVPIQPRSACSRAYRRDVLDTQLCVGGGDLQDSCKGDSGGPLQAPSLYLDEYKVRMVEFGIVSMGVTSCGQISLPGIYTNVAPYVQWITDTMARHGL, encoded by the exons ATGCCTCGTTGCTGCTTCCTCGTTGCGTTCCTCTGTCTAGTCGTAGTTGGCGCTAGATCGGCTCAAGCAG CCTACGCCGATGATTGCAATACCCCAAATGGAGACAGTGGTCAATGTATGCCATTCTCCTCCTGCTCCGACATTGAGCAACAACTTCTGAAGGCCCAAAAAAGTGGACAGGGTCTGTCTCCAGAATATGCTGGCTATTTAAAGAATGCAGCCTGTGGCGAGTTTAACAATGTG GGACACTTTTGCTGTGCCAACAATCAAATTCAGCACAACTCCAAGGTCATGAAGCTATTTAAAAGTAGCAACTTCACCTGTGGAACCATTCTCAGCCAGCGTGTGTCCAATGGTTATGAAGTTCAGCTCTCCTCCAGACCTTGGATGGCTTTGTTGCGTTATCAGAGCATTGGCCAATCTCGTTTCCTCTGCGGTGGCACTCTCATCTCAAATC GTTATATTCTGACCGCTGCACATTGTGTATATGGACTGGAGGATCAACT ttaCGAAATTCGACTGGGAGAGCATCGCATTTCCACGGAGAGGGACTGCAGACGGCAGGGACGCAAAGAGAAGTGCGCTCCGCCAGTGAAGGATGTGGGCATAGAGAAGTTCCTGCTACATGAGAAATACGATTCCAGGCGCATTACAAATGACATTGCCCTGCTGCGTCTGAACTCCAGCGTGACCTTTGAGA AACACGTCAAGCCCATTTGTCTGCCTATCACGGATAAACTGAAGCAAGAGGCGGAATCTCTGTCCAATTACTTTGTTACGGGTTGGGGCACCACCGAGAATGGATCCTCCTCGGATGTTCTGCTGCAGGCGAGTGTTCCGATCCAGCCCCGATCAGCCTGTTCCCGTGCCTATCGACGTGATGTCCTGGACACTCAGCTCTGTGTGGGAGGCGGCGACCTGCAGGACTCCTGTAAGGGTGACTCTGGAGGACCGCTTCAGGCCCCCTCCCTCTACCTGGATGAGTACAAGGTGCGCATGGTGGAGTTCGGCATTGTGAGCATGGGCGTCACTTCCTGCGGACAGATCAGTCTGCCGGGTATCTATACCAATGTGGCCCCGTATGTACAGTGGATCACAGACACGATGGCCAGACATGGCCTATAA
- the LOC117789417 gene encoding NADP-dependent malic enzyme, with the protein MFSRPSLCGNIGKLYRSGTAAVTTTTTPTTAAATSALALCDVRGYHEVVGDIICPSQVRGIDHIRDPRLNKGLAFTLEERQVLGIHGLQPARFKTQEEQLQLCKIAVDRYTEPLNKYLYLSDLHDRNERLFFRFLSENIEDLMPIVYTPTVGLACQRFGLIYRRPHGLFVTFNDRGHIFDVMKNWPEPNVRAICVTDGERILGLGDLGACGMGIPVGKLALYTALAGIKPHQCLPIVVDVGTNNIDLLEDPLYVGLRQKRVVGREYDDFIDEFMEAVVKRYGQNTLIQFEDFGNHNAFRFLDKYRNEYCTFNDDIQGTAAVAVAGLYASKRITGKSFKDYTFLFAGAGEAAIGIADLVVKGMVAEGVPIDEAYSRIFMVDIDGLLTKSRKVGSLEGHKVNYAKDIEPMQDLEQIVATVKPSVLIGASACAGLFTPKILRTMADNNERPIVFALSNPTSKAECTAEEAYHNTDARVIFSSGSPFPPVTVGDKTYYPGQGNNAYIFPGVGLGVICTGTHHIPDDMFLIAAQELANFVEPTDIERGSLYPPLQSIRDVSMNIAIGVTKCAYDKGLASTYPEPQDKRKWLEDQLYNFNYECSMPVTWTWPRMPFIKTRDSVPTKLYGKKKENEEII; encoded by the exons TTTGTGTGGCAATATCGGTAAATTGTACCGCAGTGGAACTGCAGCagtaacgacaacaacaacaccaacaacagcagcagcaacatcggcGCTGGCGCTCTGCGATGTTCGTGGATATCATGAGGTTGTCGGCGACATCATCTGTCCCTCGCAAGTTCGCGGCATCGATCACATTCGTGATCCTCGCTTGAATAAG GGCTTGGCCTTTACCCTCGAGGAGCGTCAGGTGTTGGGTATACACGGTTTGCAGCCCGCACGCTTCAAAACACAGGAGGAACAGTTGCAGCTGTGCAAGATCGCTGTTGATCGTTATACGGAACCACTCAacaagtatctgtatctgagtGATTTGCACGATCGCAATGAGCGTCTGTTTTTCCGCTTTCTCTCCGAGAACATTGAGGATCTGATGCCCATTGTTTACACGCCTACAGTTGGTTTGGCCTGTCAGCGTTTTGGATTAATCTACAGGCGTCCTCATGGTCTCTTTGTCACCTTTAATGATCGTGGCCACATCTTTGATGTCATGAAGAACTGGCCAGAGCCGAATGTCCGAGCGATCTGCGTGACGGACGGAGAGCGTATTCTGGGTCTCGGTGATTTGGGCGCCTGTGGCATGGGCATCCCAGTCGGAAAACTGGCCCTGTACACGGCATTGGCTGGCATTAAGCCACATCAGTGTCTGCCCATTGTGGTGGATGTGGGCACCAATAACATTGATCTGCTGGAGGATCCTCTCTACGTTGGTCTGCGACAGAAGCGTGTTGTGGGTCGCGAATATGACGATTTCATTGATGAATTCATGGAGGCTGTGGTGAAGCGTTATGGCCAGAATACACTCATCCAATTCGAGGACTTTGGCAATCACAATGCATTTAGATTTTTGGATAAATACCGCAACGAATACTGCACCTTCAACGATGATATTCAGGGCACAGCTGCCGTTGCAGTCGCAGGATTATATGCCTCAAAACGCATCACTGGAAAGTCCTTCAAGGATTACACTTTCCTCTTTGCCGGAGCAGGTGAAGCGGCCATTGGCATTGCCGATCTCGTGGTCAAGGGCATGGTTGCCGaag gtGTTCCCATCGATGAGGCTTATAGCAGAATATTCATGGTGGACATCGATGGTCTCTTGACCAAATCACGTAAGGTGGGCAGCTTGGAAGGCCACAAGGTCAACTATGCCAAGGACATTGAGCCCATGCAGGATCTGGAGCAGATTGTGGCGACTGTTAAGCCAAGT GTTCTCATTGGCGCTTCGGCCTGTGCGGGTCTCTTTACGCCCAAGATTCTGCGTACCATGGCGGACAATAATGAGAGGCCCATCGTCTTTGCTCTCTCGAATCCAACCAGCAAGGCGGAATGCACTGCCGAGGAGGCTTATCATAATACAGAT GCACGCGTCATCTTCTCATCTGGCTCGCCCTTCCCACCGGTTACCGTGGGCGACAAGACATACTATCCGGGTCAGGGCAATAATGCCTATATTTTCCCTGGCGTCGGTCTGGGCGTTATCTGCACGGGCACACATCACATACCCGATGATATGTTCCTGATTGCCGCCCAGGAGTTGGCCAACTTTGTGGAACCCACTGATATTGAGCGTGGCTCCCTGTATCCTCCCCTGCAGAGCATTCGTGATGTCTCCATGAATATTGCCATTGGTGTGACCAAGTGTGCATATGACAAGg GACTGGCATCCACCTACCCAGAGCCGCAGGATAAGCGCAAGTGGCTGGAGGATCAGTTGTACAACTTTAACTATGAGTGCTCGATGCCTGTGACTTGGACCTGGCCCCGCATGCCCTTCATTAAGACTCGTGATTCAGTGCCCACCAAACTCtatggaaaaaaaa AAGAGAACGaagaaatcatttaa